The following are from one region of the Silene latifolia isolate original U9 population chromosome 9, ASM4854445v1, whole genome shotgun sequence genome:
- the LOC141599748 gene encoding N-terminal acetyltransferase A complex auxiliary subunit NAA15, producing the protein MGASLPPKEANLFKLIVKSYETKQYKKGLKAADAILKKFPDHGETLSMKGLTLNCMDRKTEAYELVKLGLKNDLKSHVCWHVYGLLYRSDREYREAIKSYRNALRIDPDNIEILRDLSLLQAQMRDLTGFIETRQRLLSLKPNHRMNWIGFAVSHHLNSNASKAIEILEAYEGTLEDDYPPDNERIEHSEMLLYKVSLLEECGFLKRALQELQKKGSKIIDKLSYKEQEVSLLVKLGDLVEAAKLYRMLLSMNPDNYRYYEGLQRCLGLYSKTREYSPNEIEKLDALYQSLQQEYSWSSAAKRIPLDFLQGNRFREAAEVYIRPLLTKGVPSLFSDLSPLYDQPGKADILEKLILDFESSLKTTGGYPGRTEKEPPSTFMWTLFLVAQHYDRRSQYDIALAKIDEAMSHTPTVIDLYSAKSRILKHAGDLTAAAALADEARCMDLADRYINSECVKRMLQADQVSLAEKTAVLFTKDGDQHNNLYDMQCMWYELASGDSYFRQGDLGRALKKFLAVEKHYSDITEDQFDFHSYCLRKMTLRTYVEMLKFQDRLHSHSYFHKAASGAIRCYIKLFDSPIKSQTEEDEEMSKLLPSQKKKLKQKQRKAEARAKKEAESKIEETSASTVSKSGKRHVKAVDPDPHGEKLLQVEDPLMEATKYLKLLQKNSSDSLETHLLSFEVNMRKQKTLLAFQAVKNLLRLDAENPDTHRCLIRFFNKVSSMPAPVSDAERLVWNVLEAERPAISQVHEKSLLDANMLFLKNHEESLMHRAAAAEMLHLLEPSKKSEAVKLIEESSNNLISIDGAPGRVRPWKLKECVAVHKLLESVLADRDSASRWKTQCAEYFPYSTYFEGSRSSSVSNVKPNTENGPTNHSGLDNSTTVNGKLESFKDLTV; encoded by the exons ATGGGCGCCTCGCTTCCTCCCAAGGAAGCTAATCTCTTCAAACTCATCGTC AAATCCTATGAAACTAAACAATACAAGAAGGGATTAAAGGCAGCTGATGCTATATTGAAAAAGTTTCCGGACCATGGAG AGACTCTGTCGATGAAGGGGCTGACTTTGAATTGCATGGACCGTAAAACAGAAGCATATGAGCTAGTTAAGCTTGGGTTAAAG AATGATCTCAAAAGTCATGTTTGCTGGCATGTTTATGGTCTTCTATATCGCTCGGATAGAGAATACAGGGAGGCCATCAAATCTTATAGAAATGCATTGAGAATTGACCCTGATAACATCGAAATTCTGCGAGATTTATCTCTTTTGCAG GCACAAATGCGCGACTTGACTGGTTTCATAGAAACGAGGCAGCGACTTTTGAGTTTGAAGCCTAATCATCGTATGAATTGGATTGGGTTTGCAGTTTCACATCATTTAAACTCAAA CGCTTCAAAAGCAATTGAGATTCTTGAAGCTTATGAAGGGACATTAGAGGATGATTATCCGCCAGACAATGAGCGTATTGAGCATAGTGAAATGCTGTTGTATAAG GTCTCATTATTGGAAGAATGTGGATTCCTAAAGAGGGCTCTTCAGGAATTACAGAAGAAAGGATCAAAAATT ATCGATAAATTATCTTACAAAGAGCAAGAGGTTTCTCTTCTAGTGAAACTTGGAGATTTAGTGGAAGCTGCAAAACTGTACCGGATGTTACTTTCGATGAACCCTGACAATTATAG GTATTATGAAGGTTTGCAACGATGTTTGGGACTGTATTCAAAAACAAGAGAGTATTCTCCTAATGAGATAGAGAAACTCGATGCATTGTACCAATCACTCCAACAAGAATATAGCTGGTCTTCTGCTGCTAAG CGAATTCCACTTGATTTTCTACAAGGAAATAGATTTCGTGAAGCGGCAGAGGTTTATATCCGACCTCTGCTGACAAAG GGAGTTCCTTCTTTATTTTCAGATCTGTCTCCGCTGTATGATCAGCCTGGAAAG GCCGACATTCTGGAGAAGTTGATATTGGACTTTGAAAGCTCATTAAAGACCACAGGAGGTTACCCAGGAAG AACAGAGAAAGAACCTCCTTCTACCTTCATGTGGACTTTATTTTTAGTGGCACAG CATTATGACAGACGTAGCCAGTATGATATTGCTCTTGCTAAAATTGATGAAGCTATGAGTCACACCCCTACAGTGATCGACCTATACTCTGCCAAG AGCCGTATCTTAAAGCATGCTGGCGACTTGACTGCTGCAGCTGCTTTGGCCGATGAAGCTCGTTGTATGGATCTCGCTGATCGTTATATAAATAGTGAATGCGTCAAGCGTATGTTGCAGGCTGATCAG GTTAGCTTAGCTGAGAAAACAGCTGTATTGTTCACAAAGGACGGGGACCAGCACAATAATCTGTATGATATGCAATGCATGTG GTATGAACTCGCTTCTGGTGATAGTTACTTCCGACAAGGGGATCTAGGACGGGCATTAAAAAAATTCTTGGCCGTGGAGAAACATTATTCTGATATTACTGAAGATCAATTTGATTTCCATTCTTATTGTTTAAGAAAAATGACTTTGAGAACATATGTCGAGATGCTGAAGTTCCAAGACCGTTTGCATTCTCACTCTTATTTTCACAAAGCTGCATCTGGGGCCATTAG GTGCTATATTAAGCTATTCGATTCTCCTATCAAGTCACAAACGGAGGAAGATGAAGAAATGTCAAAGTTGCTTCCTTCTCAGAAAAAGAAACTGAAACAAAAGCAGAGAAAGGCAGAAGCACGAGCGAAGAAG GAGGCAGAAAGTAAAATTGAGGAAACAAGTGCAAGCACTGTCTCAAAATCTGGAAAACGACACGTAAAGGCCGTTGATCCTGATCCTCATGGAGAGAAGTTGTTGCAG GTTGAGGATCCATTGATGGAAGCAACAAAGTATTTAAAGCTTCTTCAGAAAAACTCCTCAGATTCCTTGGAGACCCATCTACTTTCTTTTGAAGTTAATATGCGAAAGCAGAAAACTTTACTAGCTTTCCAG GCTGTCAAGAATTTATTGCGGTTGGATGCTGAAAACCCGGACACCCATCGCTGCTTG ATACGATTTTTCAACAAAGTAAGCTCTATGCCTGCTCCTGTATCGGATGCTGAGCGGCTCGTCTGGAATGTCTTAGAAGCAGAGCGCCCCGCTATCAG TCAAGTGCATGAGAAATCTCTGCTGGATGCAAACATGTTATTCTTGAAGAACCATGAAG AATCATTGATGCACAGAGCAGCAGCTGCAGAAATGCTTCATCTTCTTGAGCCAAGTAAAAAGTCTGAGGCTGTTAAGTTAATTGAGGAGTCCTCTAATAACTTGATTTCGAT AGATGGAGCTCCTGGACGCGTTAGGCCATGGAAGCTTAAAGAGTGTGTTGCTGTCCACAAACTCTTGGAAAGTGTTTTGGCTGACAGGGATTCAGCGTCGA GATGGAAGACCCAATGTGCTGAGTATTTTCCATATTCTACATATTTTGAAGGAAGCCGGAGTTCCAGTGTTTCCAATGTCAAACCTAACACTGAAAACGGGCCCACAAATCATTCAGGGCTTGATAATTCCACAACAGTAAATGGGAAATTGGAATCGTTCAAGGACCTAACGGTATAA